From Pusillibacter faecalis, one genomic window encodes:
- a CDS encoding MATE family efflux transporter, with protein MNERNNKLELLGSAPIPKALMALGIPIMIGMLINALYNLVDAYFVSGLGKSQMGAISVVFPLGQVVVGLGLMFGNGAASYLSRLLGRGDKDTADKVASTALYSSILIGAIIILLSTIFLKPILVMLGATETIMPYALTYARIYVLSCIFNVFNVTMNNIVSSEGAAKTTMCALLLGAVLNIGLDPLFIYTLDMGVEGAAIATAISQMVSTLVYLTYVLRKKSVFSFSIKIFSPTRQMMAEILKIGVPTLVFQLLTSLSIALINRASSNYGDSVIAGMGAVTRITSMGTLVVFGFLKGFQPIAGFSYGAKKFDRLREAIKTSIIWSTSFCLVVGLVMAVFSTQIISQFTEGDTQMILAGQKSLFANGITFILFGFYTVYSSLFLALGKGAAGFFLGACRQGVCFVPVILLLPMVWGMNGILYAQPIADVISVVITVFMALHLHRELSMAEKQVMSNSEI; from the coding sequence ATGAATGAACGCAACAACAAACTTGAGCTTTTGGGCAGTGCGCCAATCCCCAAAGCTCTGATGGCTCTCGGCATACCGATTATGATTGGGATGTTGATCAATGCACTCTATAATCTGGTGGATGCCTATTTTGTGAGTGGCTTGGGCAAAAGTCAAATGGGTGCTATTTCTGTCGTATTTCCGTTGGGACAAGTCGTGGTTGGTTTAGGCCTTATGTTCGGTAACGGAGCCGCATCCTATCTGTCAAGACTATTGGGGCGCGGAGATAAAGATACCGCCGATAAAGTGGCAAGCACCGCACTGTATAGCAGTATTCTGATTGGTGCTATTATCATCCTACTTTCTACGATTTTCCTTAAACCAATTTTGGTAATGTTGGGCGCGACGGAAACAATTATGCCGTATGCCTTGACATACGCAAGAATTTATGTGCTGTCCTGTATTTTCAATGTGTTTAATGTAACAATGAACAATATTGTAAGTAGCGAGGGGGCAGCAAAAACGACCATGTGTGCCTTGCTATTGGGAGCCGTATTGAACATCGGATTAGACCCTCTTTTCATTTATACTTTGGACATGGGAGTAGAAGGTGCAGCAATCGCCACAGCAATTTCGCAAATGGTATCCACGCTTGTTTATCTTACCTATGTTCTGCGAAAAAAAAGCGTATTTTCGTTCAGTATAAAAATATTTTCTCCTACGAGGCAAATGATGGCGGAAATTTTGAAAATTGGAGTTCCCACTTTGGTGTTCCAACTGCTGACAAGTCTTTCGATTGCGCTAATTAACCGCGCATCCAGCAATTATGGCGATTCGGTCATTGCAGGCATGGGGGCGGTTACGCGAATTACTTCTATGGGAACTCTTGTTGTCTTTGGATTTCTGAAAGGGTTCCAGCCTATTGCTGGATTCAGCTATGGGGCAAAGAAGTTTGATCGCCTGCGCGAAGCAATCAAAACCTCAATCATTTGGTCTACAAGTTTCTGCTTAGTTGTGGGCTTGGTGATGGCCGTTTTTTCTACGCAGATTATCTCTCAATTTACTGAGGGAGATACTCAAATGATTTTAGCAGGTCAAAAATCACTGTTTGCAAATGGGATCACATTCATTCTTTTTGGTTTCTACACGGTTTACTCCTCTTTGTTCCTTGCCTTGGGCAAAGGTGCGGCAGGTTTCTTTTTGGGAGCATGTAGACAAGGTGTCTGCTTTGTTCCTGTCATTTTGCTGCTGCCTATGGTATGGGGAATGAACGGAATCCTATATGCCCAACCCATCGCGGATGTAATTTCCGTAGTAATCACTGTATTTATGGCGTTACACCTTCATCGGGAATTGTCTATGGCTGAAAAACAGGTTATGTCCAATTCGGAAATATAA